Within the Candidatus Dependentiae bacterium genome, the region TTTCACTACTACACCAAAAAAACCAAACTCAGCGTTACGTAAAGTAGCACGTGTTAAGTTATCAACAGGTATAGAAATTACTGCTTACATCGGTGGTGAAGGCCACAACTTGCAAGAGCACTCCGTGGTACTTGTACGTGGTGGAAAAGTAAAAGATTTACCTGGTGTGAAGTATCATATTGTTCGTGGTGCACTTGACTCAGCTGGTGTTGAGAAAAGAAGACAAGGTCGTTCACTCTATGGCGCTAAGCGTCCAAAGAAATAGGAAGATAGTATATGCCAAGGCGTAAATCCGTAAACTTTATTCGCTCTGTAGGTCAAGACCCACGTTATGGCTCAGAGATAGTTCAAAAATTAATCAACGTTGTAATGTGGCGTGGCAAAAAAAATGCTGCACGCACTATAGTGTATGATGCAATGGAAATTCTTACTAAAAAAGTTGGTGGAGAACAGGAAAAAGGTCTTACTTATTTTCTTAAAGCTCTTGATCAAATTATACCAGCAATTGAAGTTCGTCCTCGTCGTGTAGGCGGTAGCGTATACCAAATTCCTATGGAAGTTCAGCCTCATCGTGGTCGTGCTTTAGCTATGCGTTGGTTAATACATGCTGCTGCTTCACGTCCTGATAAAACAATGGGCCTTCGCTTAGCTCATGAGCTTCTTGACGCTCATGAAGGACGTGGTACTGCAATTAAGAAAAAATTTGATATGCATAAAATGGCAGAGTCTAATAGAGCATTTGCTCATTATGCATGGTAACAAAGGAATTGTATGAGTAATCCGCTAGAAAAATACAGAAATATAGGTATCGCAGCACATATTGATGCTGGTAAAACTACGGTTACTGAACGCGTACTTTTCTACACAGGTATTTCCCATAAAATTGGTGAAGTTCACGAAGGTGAAACGACTACCGATTGGATGGAGCAAGAAAGAGAGCGGGGTATTACTATTACCTCAGCAGCTGTTGCTTGCTCATGGAAAAACTACTACATAAATATTATTGATACCCCAGGCCACGTTGACTTTACTATTGAAGTAGGTCGTTCATTGCGTGTTCTTGACGGTGTAATCGCTGTATTTTGTGGTGTAGGAAGTGTACAACCTCAATCAGAAACTGTATGGCGCCAAGCAACTCGTTATAAAGTGCCGCGCATTATCTTTGTTAATAAACTAGATCGTATTGGTGCTGATTACTTTAAAGTAATTAAGGATGTAAACCACAAGTTACGTGATGGTAATGCCATTGCTATGCAACTTCCTGTTGGAGCATCTGATGAATTTACTGGTATTATTGACCTTCTTACACAAAGAATGGCTACTTTTAGTGGTGCTGAAGATAAAGGCTCAGTAGTCTCTTGGACCGATATTCCTGAAGAATATAAAGATCAAGCTGAAGAACTGCGTTTAAAAATTGTTGAAAGAGCAGCAGACTTAGATGATGTTTTAGCAGAAAAGTTTTTAAACGAACAAGAGATAACTCTTGAAGAAGTTAAAGCTGCTTTGCGTAAAGGTACTATAGAACGTAGGGTAACACTTGCTTTTTGTGGTAGCGCATTTAAAAACAAAGGTGTACAATTACTATTAGATGCAGTAATTGATTATTTACCGTCACCTATAGATATTCCAGCTGTTATAGGAACTCTTCCGGGCAGTGAGGAAACAGCTGAACGTGAACCAGATCCTAAGGCACCATTTTCTGGACTTATTTTTAAACTTATGGCTGATCCTTATGTGGGTATATTAAACTTTGTACGCGTTTACTCTGGTGAATTAAAATCAGGCTCTTACGTATATAATAGTACTAAAGGTACCAAAGAACGGGTAAGTCGTTTAGTTAAGATGTTTGCTAATAAAAAAGAAGAAATTGATATTCTCAGAGCGGGCGATATCGGTGCAGTAGTAGGTGTTAAAGATGCTTCTACTGGTGATACCATCTGTGATGAGGCTCATCCTATAATTCTTGAAAAAATTGACGTACCTATTCCAGTTATTTCAGCTTCAGTTGAGCCGAAAAACAAAGCAGATTACGACAAAATGACGCAAGCATTAAGAAAAATGACTCAAGAAGATCCGTCCTTCCATTTTACGTTTGATAAGGAAACAAATCAGACAGTTATTAAAGGAATGGGCGAATTGCATTTA harbors:
- a CDS encoding 30S ribosomal protein S12, producing the protein MPTINQLARHERPKAKTKSKSAALKGAPQARGVCTRVFTTTPKKPNSALRKVARVKLSTGIEITAYIGGEGHNLQEHSVVLVRGGKVKDLPGVKYHIVRGALDSAGVEKRRQGRSLYGAKRPKK
- the rpsG gene encoding 30S ribosomal protein S7; its protein translation is MPRRKSVNFIRSVGQDPRYGSEIVQKLINVVMWRGKKNAARTIVYDAMEILTKKVGGEQEKGLTYFLKALDQIIPAIEVRPRRVGGSVYQIPMEVQPHRGRALAMRWLIHAAASRPDKTMGLRLAHELLDAHEGRGTAIKKKFDMHKMAESNRAFAHYAW
- the fusA gene encoding elongation factor G, with amino-acid sequence MSNPLEKYRNIGIAAHIDAGKTTVTERVLFYTGISHKIGEVHEGETTTDWMEQERERGITITSAAVACSWKNYYINIIDTPGHVDFTIEVGRSLRVLDGVIAVFCGVGSVQPQSETVWRQATRYKVPRIIFVNKLDRIGADYFKVIKDVNHKLRDGNAIAMQLPVGASDEFTGIIDLLTQRMATFSGAEDKGSVVSWTDIPEEYKDQAEELRLKIVERAADLDDVLAEKFLNEQEITLEEVKAALRKGTIERRVTLAFCGSAFKNKGVQLLLDAVIDYLPSPIDIPAVIGTLPGSEETAEREPDPKAPFSGLIFKLMADPYVGILNFVRVYSGELKSGSYVYNSTKGTKERVSRLVKMFANKKEEIDILRAGDIGAVVGVKDASTGDTICDEAHPIILEKIDVPIPVISASVEPKNKADYDKMTQALRKMTQEDPSFHFTFDKETNQTVIKGMGELHLEIVVDRLKREQKVELVQGKLQVAFKETIQKLIEVEGKYIKQSGGKGQYGHVWLKMEPLPRGTGYQFENKVVGGSIPREFIPAVQKGLEEAINTGVLGGYPAVDMKISLTEGSYHDVDSSELAFKMAASMAFKAGMAKADPVLLEPIMKVEVETPDEYMGDVMGDLSSRRGRILGSESKVGTTIVLAEVPLSEMFGYVTVLRSMTKGRASSTMEFECYREVPKHAQELILKAV